One stretch of Amycolatopsis sp. NBC_00345 DNA includes these proteins:
- a CDS encoding SGNH/GDSL hydrolase family protein, with product MRRSPLAVLLVIVGLVAGATSASAAPSFHKYVALGDSYTAGPLIPWQQASWCFRSNNNYPSWLATRLGLYDTSGAFTDASCSSADTTNMTHSQVTPSPSIPLSTQSAQFDSLTLDTDLVTVGIGGNDYSVFGNLVGTCPTVRAADPTGSPCRDHFTVNGVDTMAAALKNTEKNLEGVVRGVREHAPAATIVMVGYPRLAPPSGYCPDVLPFADGDYHWADTVERQLNDAIATAARKQGARYVDTYGPSLGHDACAGDAAWVSGQTTNLFAAVAYHPLRAGMEAEASLIAKALGVGSSADRAPAARDAASSGEIRDMARTAGLH from the coding sequence GTGCGCCGTTCACCACTCGCTGTCCTGCTCGTGATCGTGGGCCTGGTCGCCGGGGCGACCAGCGCGTCCGCGGCGCCGTCGTTCCACAAGTACGTCGCGCTCGGCGACTCCTACACCGCGGGCCCGCTCATCCCCTGGCAACAGGCGAGCTGGTGCTTCCGCTCGAACAACAACTACCCGTCCTGGCTGGCCACGCGGCTCGGGCTCTACGACACCAGCGGCGCGTTCACCGACGCCAGCTGCTCCTCGGCCGACACCACGAACATGACCCACTCGCAGGTCACGCCGTCGCCGAGCATTCCGCTGTCCACGCAGTCCGCGCAGTTCGACTCGCTGACGCTGGACACGGACCTGGTGACCGTCGGGATCGGCGGCAACGACTACAGCGTCTTCGGCAACCTCGTCGGCACCTGCCCGACGGTGCGCGCGGCCGACCCGACCGGCTCGCCGTGCCGCGACCACTTCACCGTCAACGGCGTCGACACCATGGCCGCCGCGCTGAAGAACACCGAGAAGAACCTGGAGGGCGTCGTCCGCGGGGTGCGGGAGCACGCTCCCGCCGCGACGATCGTGATGGTCGGCTACCCGCGGCTGGCACCGCCGAGCGGCTACTGCCCCGATGTACTCCCCTTCGCCGACGGCGACTACCACTGGGCCGACACCGTCGAGCGGCAGCTGAACGACGCCATCGCCACCGCCGCGCGGAAGCAGGGCGCCCGCTACGTCGACACCTACGGCCCCAGCCTCGGCCACGACGCCTGCGCCGGCGACGCGGCGTGGGTCAGCGGGCAGACGACGAACCTGTTCGCCGCCGTCGCCTACCACCCGCTGCGCGCGGGCATGGAAGCCGAGGCGTCGCTGATCGCGAAGGCACTGGGCGTGGGCTCGAGCGCCGACCGCGCGCCCGCCGCCCGCGACGCCGCCAGCAGCGGTGAGATCCGCGACATGGCGCGTACCGCCGGGCTCCACTGA
- a CDS encoding M15 family metallopeptidase has product MGAHPLPRRADDFGEVLPTPPELVNRSLPTRDFLPPPAGNAFVSQVSAVPADVLARSTWQPACPVEASGLSYVTVSFWGFDNHAHTGELLVNRTGAQAMVQAFGQLFAARFPIEEMRVTAPAELDAPPTGDGNDTSAFVCRPVRGQTNWSAHAYGLAVDVNPFCNPYTKGDLVLPELASAYVDRSRVRPGMALAGGDVVRDFAAVGWSWGGAWTSPTDRMHFTATGQ; this is encoded by the coding sequence GTGGGTGCCCACCCGCTCCCCCGGCGCGCGGACGACTTCGGCGAGGTCCTCCCGACCCCACCCGAACTGGTGAACCGGTCCCTGCCGACGCGCGATTTCCTGCCGCCGCCGGCCGGGAACGCGTTCGTGTCGCAAGTCAGCGCCGTGCCCGCGGACGTCCTCGCCCGCAGCACCTGGCAGCCCGCCTGCCCGGTCGAAGCGTCCGGCCTCAGCTACGTCACGGTGTCCTTCTGGGGCTTCGACAACCACGCGCACACCGGCGAGCTGCTGGTGAACCGCACCGGCGCGCAGGCGATGGTGCAGGCGTTCGGACAGCTTTTCGCCGCCCGCTTCCCGATCGAGGAGATGCGCGTGACCGCGCCGGCCGAGCTGGACGCGCCGCCCACCGGCGACGGCAACGACACCAGCGCGTTCGTCTGCCGCCCGGTGCGCGGGCAGACGAACTGGTCCGCGCACGCGTACGGGCTGGCCGTGGACGTGAACCCGTTCTGCAACCCGTACACCAAGGGCGACCTGGTGCTGCCGGAGCTGGCTTCGGCGTACGTCGACCGTTCGCGGGTCCGGCCGGGCATGGCGCTCGCGGGCGGCGACGTGGTGCGCGACTTCGCCGCGGTGGGCTGGAGCTGGGGCGGCGCCTGGACCTCGCCGACGGACCGGATGCACTTCACCGCCACCGGGCAGTGA
- a CDS encoding FadR/GntR family transcriptional regulator, which yields MPLATTRRTGLVDQVIDQIRDAVTRGEWPLGQRIPTEAALTAELGVGRNTVREAVRALAHTGILEVRQGDGTYVRATSEVSGAIRRLCGTELREVLQVRRTLEVEGARLAATARTAEDLATLRDLLERRDADQREGHLDDFVRIDAEFHLEVVRCGHNGLLFELYRGLMEAITASVASTSDDPERARDIKHDGLVDAIEARDAPRAAAEAAGFLDELLARTEDATD from the coding sequence GTGCCTTTGGCCACCACCCGCCGCACAGGCCTGGTCGACCAGGTCATCGACCAGATCCGTGACGCGGTGACGCGCGGGGAATGGCCGCTCGGGCAGCGCATCCCCACCGAGGCGGCGCTGACCGCGGAGCTCGGCGTCGGGCGCAACACGGTGCGGGAAGCCGTGCGGGCGCTCGCGCACACCGGCATCCTCGAGGTCCGCCAGGGCGACGGCACGTACGTGCGCGCGACGAGCGAAGTCTCCGGCGCCATCCGGCGCCTGTGCGGGACCGAGCTGCGTGAGGTGCTGCAGGTCCGCCGCACACTGGAGGTCGAGGGCGCGCGCCTGGCCGCCACCGCCCGTACCGCCGAAGACCTGGCCACCCTGCGCGACCTCCTGGAACGCCGCGACGCCGACCAGCGCGAGGGCCACCTCGACGACTTCGTCCGCATCGACGCGGAATTCCACCTCGAGGTCGTCCGATGTGGACACAACGGCCTGCTGTTCGAGCTGTACCGCGGCCTGATGGAGGCCATCACCGCCAGCGTCGCCTCGACCTCCGACGACCCCGAACGCGCGCGGGACATCAAACACGACGGCCTGGTGGACGCCATCGAAGCCCGCGACGCCCCCCGCGCGGCCGCCGAGGCCGCCGGATTCCTCGACGAGCTGCTGGCCCGGACGGAGGACGCGACCGACTGA
- the map gene encoding type I methionyl aminopeptidase, protein MSVRAPLKPGVQTPRRAVPADIARPEYVDRPAPKRDTGNGVRTPEVIEAMRVASKIAAQALEEGGKAVKPGATTEDIDKVVHEFLLDHHAYPSTLGYRSFPKSCCTSLNEVICHGIPDSTVIEDGDICNIDVTAFIGDVHGDTNATFLAGDVSEEARLLVERTREATARAIKAVRPGRQLNVIGRVIEAYAKRFGYGVVRDFTGHGVGPAFHTAPTVLHYEEPSVHTMIEEGMTFTIEPMITLGTIDYDIWSDDWTVTTKDKKWTAQFEHTLVVTADGSEILTLP, encoded by the coding sequence ATGTCCGTTCGTGCCCCCTTGAAGCCCGGCGTCCAGACGCCGCGCCGCGCCGTCCCCGCCGATATCGCCCGCCCCGAGTACGTGGACCGGCCGGCGCCGAAACGGGACACCGGTAACGGGGTCCGCACGCCCGAGGTCATCGAGGCCATGCGCGTCGCGTCGAAAATCGCCGCGCAGGCGCTCGAGGAGGGCGGCAAGGCCGTCAAGCCCGGCGCCACCACCGAGGACATCGACAAGGTGGTGCACGAGTTCCTGCTCGACCACCACGCCTACCCGTCGACGCTCGGCTACCGCTCGTTCCCGAAGTCGTGCTGCACCTCGCTGAACGAGGTCATCTGCCACGGCATCCCGGACTCGACCGTGATCGAGGACGGCGACATCTGCAACATCGACGTCACGGCCTTCATCGGCGACGTGCACGGCGACACCAACGCGACCTTCCTCGCGGGCGACGTCTCGGAGGAGGCGCGGCTGCTGGTGGAGCGCACGCGCGAGGCGACGGCGCGCGCGATCAAGGCGGTGCGCCCCGGCCGCCAGCTGAACGTGATCGGCCGCGTGATCGAGGCGTACGCGAAGCGCTTCGGCTACGGCGTGGTCCGCGACTTCACCGGCCACGGCGTCGGCCCGGCCTTCCACACCGCGCCGACGGTGCTGCACTACGAGGAGCCCTCGGTGCACACGATGATCGAGGAGGGCATGACCTTCACGATCGAGCCGATGATCACCCTCGGCACCATCGACTACGACATCTGGTCCGACGACTGGACTGTCACCACGAAGGACAAGAAGTGGACCGCCCAGTTCGAGCACACCCTCGTGGTGACGGCGGACGGCTCGGAGATCCTCACCCTCCCGTAG
- a CDS encoding GlxA family transcriptional regulator, which yields MHRVVGLVSPVQSTFELGCAAEVFGTERAGVPQHYEFLVCTETPGPVPTTAGYAMSVTHGLSALASADTVLIPGWQPVDEPLSPRVSRALIRAHRRGARLVTICSGVFALARTGLLDGRTATTHWARAAKLQRDFPRVRVEPDVLYVDHGDVATSAGAGAGIDLCLHLVRRDHGAAHAALLARHMVMPPSREGGQTQYAPAPPPGDTLDGLLDWATARLGSPLTVDDLAGFLSVSPRTLARRFAERFGTSPGQWLLACRVTAARTLLEETDLPVEAIAVRVGLASAVNLRRRFRDALGTTPAAYRRAFRTP from the coding sequence ATGCATCGGGTGGTGGGACTGGTCAGCCCGGTGCAGTCGACGTTCGAGCTCGGCTGCGCCGCGGAGGTGTTCGGCACCGAGCGGGCCGGGGTCCCGCAGCACTACGAGTTCCTCGTCTGCACGGAGACGCCCGGGCCGGTGCCGACCACGGCGGGCTACGCGATGTCCGTCACCCACGGGCTCTCGGCGCTGGCCTCGGCGGACACCGTGCTGATCCCCGGCTGGCAGCCCGTGGACGAACCGCTCTCGCCCCGGGTGTCGCGCGCGCTGATCCGGGCCCACCGCCGCGGCGCACGGCTGGTCACGATCTGCTCCGGCGTGTTCGCGCTCGCGCGCACCGGCCTGCTCGACGGCCGCACCGCCACCACGCACTGGGCGCGCGCCGCCAAGCTGCAGCGGGATTTCCCGCGTGTGCGCGTCGAGCCGGACGTGCTGTACGTGGACCACGGCGACGTCGCCACCAGCGCCGGGGCGGGCGCCGGCATCGACCTCTGCCTGCACCTCGTGCGGCGTGACCACGGCGCCGCGCATGCCGCGTTGCTCGCGCGCCACATGGTGATGCCGCCGAGCCGGGAGGGCGGCCAGACGCAGTACGCGCCGGCCCCGCCGCCCGGCGACACCCTCGACGGCCTCCTCGACTGGGCCACCGCCCGGCTCGGCTCGCCGCTGACCGTCGACGATCTGGCCGGCTTCCTCAGCGTCTCGCCGCGCACGCTGGCCCGCCGCTTCGCCGAACGGTTCGGCACCAGCCCCGGCCAGTGGCTGCTGGCCTGCCGGGTCACCGCCGCGCGCACCCTGCTCGAAGAGACGGACCTCCCGGTGGAGGCCATCGCGGTGCGCGTGGGCCTCGCCTCGGCGGTCAACCTGCGCCGCCGTTTCCGGGACGCGCTGGGCACGACGCCGGCCGCGTACCGCCGGGCTTTCCGGACCCCCTGA
- a CDS encoding CynX/NimT family MFS transporter has translation MEEEAGGGRRPGVIAGGVLLAVAVVLTAMNLRPAITSVGPLLAEMRADLGASALWASLLTTLPGLCFAGAGLAAPLLSRRFGIGTAIAFALGVLTVGLVLRVVDGPLVVLGGTLVATAGIALVNVLIPVVIKDSFPARVGMMTGVYTAALQGGGALGSSVSPPMEGVLGGWRPALGVWAALAAVALVAWLLASRGTGRIARTTAAGGSGRSLMRNRLAWIVTIFFGLQAFIAYVVMGWLPQVFIDAGVSKGDAGLLLGLMSVIAVPISLVIPPIAARQGSQSLWILGMGLCGFAGMFGLLFAPAASPLLWSILIGIGMSVFSLALTVIALRARTGADTARLSGMAQGFGYLLAAVGPFVFGLLHDATGSWTVSLIVLIAVMCAQMAFGVLAGRRRFV, from the coding sequence CTGGAAGAGGAGGCCGGCGGCGGACGCCGTCCCGGGGTGATCGCCGGCGGCGTGCTGCTCGCCGTCGCCGTGGTGCTCACGGCGATGAACCTGCGGCCCGCCATCACCAGCGTCGGCCCGCTGCTCGCGGAGATGCGGGCCGACCTCGGCGCGTCCGCGCTGTGGGCGAGCCTGCTGACCACGCTGCCCGGCCTGTGCTTCGCCGGCGCCGGCCTCGCCGCGCCACTGCTCTCACGCCGGTTCGGCATCGGCACCGCCATCGCGTTCGCGCTCGGCGTGCTCACCGTGGGCCTCGTGCTGCGCGTGGTCGACGGCCCGCTGGTGGTGCTCGGCGGCACGCTCGTCGCGACGGCCGGGATCGCGCTGGTCAACGTCCTCATCCCGGTGGTCATCAAGGACTCCTTCCCGGCGCGCGTCGGCATGATGACCGGGGTTTACACCGCGGCGCTGCAGGGCGGCGGCGCGCTCGGCTCGTCGGTCAGCCCGCCGATGGAGGGGGTACTGGGCGGCTGGCGCCCGGCGCTGGGCGTGTGGGCCGCGCTGGCCGCCGTCGCGCTGGTGGCGTGGCTGCTCGCTTCACGCGGCACCGGCCGCATCGCCCGCACCACGGCCGCGGGCGGGAGCGGACGCTCGCTCATGCGTAACCGGCTGGCCTGGATCGTCACCATCTTCTTCGGCCTGCAGGCTTTCATCGCCTACGTGGTGATGGGCTGGCTGCCGCAGGTCTTCATCGACGCGGGGGTGTCCAAGGGCGACGCCGGGCTGCTGCTCGGCCTGATGTCCGTGATCGCCGTGCCGATCAGCCTGGTGATCCCGCCGATCGCCGCGCGCCAGGGCAGCCAGAGCCTGTGGATCCTCGGCATGGGCCTGTGCGGCTTCGCCGGGATGTTCGGCCTGCTTTTCGCGCCCGCCGCGTCGCCACTGCTGTGGAGCATCCTGATCGGCATCGGGATGAGCGTGTTCTCCTTGGCCCTCACCGTGATCGCGCTGCGTGCCCGCACCGGCGCCGACACCGCGCGGCTGTCCGGCATGGCGCAGGGCTTCGGCTACCTGCTGGCGGCCGTGGGCCCGTTCGTCTTCGGCCTGCTGCACGACGCGACCGGGAGCTGGACGGTTTCGCTGATCGTGCTGATCGCCGTGATGTGCGCGCAGATGGCCTTCGGCGTGCTCGCCGGACGCCGCCGCTTCGTCTGA
- a CDS encoding GNAT family N-acetyltransferase: MLRLAGARLLDDRDYPAVRAALAADPVGSCMVSARVEASGLDPWRLGGELWAADNRPARTGRLQGLCFAGPNLIPLRGNASALRSFADRALRRQRTCSSLVGPSEQVLGLWDELSDEWGPAREIRGDQPLMALDGHPLVPADPRVRAVRPDELDRYLPAAVAMFIEEVGVDPRSGDGGASYRARVSELISTGRAFARFEDGEVVFKAEIGAMSASVGQIQGVWVHPDRRSDGLGTAGTAAVVNRLVHGLGRTASLYVNGYNGAALAAYRRVGFQQVGQYATVLF, translated from the coding sequence GTGTTGCGGCTTGCAGGTGCACGGCTGCTCGATGATCGGGATTACCCCGCGGTGCGCGCTGCGCTCGCCGCCGACCCGGTGGGCAGCTGCATGGTCAGCGCCCGGGTCGAGGCTTCCGGTCTCGACCCGTGGCGCCTCGGTGGCGAACTCTGGGCCGCCGACAACCGCCCGGCGCGGACCGGGCGGCTCCAAGGGCTGTGCTTCGCCGGTCCGAACCTGATTCCGTTGCGCGGCAACGCGTCCGCTTTGCGGTCTTTCGCCGACCGCGCGCTGCGGCGCCAGCGCACCTGCTCCTCGCTCGTCGGCCCGTCCGAGCAGGTGCTCGGGCTGTGGGACGAGCTGTCCGACGAGTGGGGGCCGGCCCGCGAGATCCGTGGCGACCAGCCGTTGATGGCCCTCGACGGCCACCCGCTGGTGCCCGCCGACCCCCGGGTCCGCGCGGTGCGCCCGGACGAACTCGACCGGTACCTGCCCGCGGCCGTCGCGATGTTCATCGAGGAGGTCGGCGTCGATCCCCGCAGTGGTGACGGCGGCGCCAGCTACCGCGCCCGCGTCAGCGAGCTGATCTCCACCGGCCGCGCGTTCGCCCGGTTCGAGGACGGCGAGGTCGTGTTCAAGGCCGAGATCGGCGCCATGTCCGCGAGCGTCGGCCAGATCCAGGGCGTCTGGGTGCACCCGGACCGCCGCAGCGACGGGCTCGGCACAGCCGGCACCGCCGCGGTCGTCAACCGGCTGGTGCACGGGCTGGGCCGCACCGCGAGCCTGTACGTGAACGGGTACAACGGGGCCGCCCTCGCGGCCTACCGCCGGGTCGGGTTCCAGCAGGTCGGGCAGTACGCGACCGTGCTGTTCTGA
- a CDS encoding DUF4177 domain-containing protein: MQRYTYKVVEVREKMIGGKMSGDRLEKLLNEYAGQG, encoded by the coding sequence ATGCAGCGCTACACGTACAAGGTCGTGGAAGTCCGCGAGAAGATGATCGGCGGCAAGATGTCCGGCGACCGGCTCGAAAAGCTCCTCAACGAGTACGCCGGGCAGGGCTAG
- a CDS encoding cupin domain-containing protein, with protein MNPAILAQEGYESTTVNESPVHELFPGIRARPLWRGSSGATANLLEMDPGTSWPHDDVHEPGPEEVFVVSGTFNDGARDYPAGSFLHAPAGSWHVPQTTTGCTLFVFYPEG; from the coding sequence ATGAACCCCGCGATCCTCGCCCAGGAGGGCTACGAATCCACCACTGTCAACGAATCCCCGGTGCATGAGCTGTTCCCGGGGATCCGTGCCCGTCCATTGTGGAGAGGCAGCTCCGGCGCGACGGCGAACCTGCTCGAGATGGACCCCGGCACTTCCTGGCCGCACGACGACGTGCACGAGCCCGGTCCCGAAGAGGTGTTCGTCGTCTCCGGGACCTTCAACGACGGCGCCCGCGACTACCCGGCCGGCTCGTTCCTGCACGCCCCGGCCGGGTCCTGGCACGTCCCGCAGACGACCACCGGCTGCACGCTGTTCGTCTTCTACCCGGAGGGTTAG
- a CDS encoding mycothione reductase, producing the protein MPHYDLVIVGTGSGNSILGPEFADWKTAIVEKGTFGGTCLNVGCIPTKMFVYAADVAATPSHSSRYGVDEELKAVRWPDVRDRIFGRIDPIAAGGAEYRKHHEDNKNVDVYTGEGRFTGMKELRVSFSDGRPDEVLTADRFVLAAGGRPVIPDVPGLEETGYHTSDTVMRLDELPRRIVIIGGGYIAAEFAHVFASFGVEVTVVGRSGALLRSEDEEVSARFTELAAERYDVRLDRKTTRARKTSSGVALDLEGPQGAETVEADLILVATGRTPNSDRLDVAATGVTTMDSGHVVVDDYQQTVVEGVYALGDLSSPHELKHVANHEARVVQHNLLHPDERIEADHRFVPHAVFTAPQVASVGLTEQKARAKGVSYVVAKQDYAGIAYGWAMEDTTGFAKLLADPATGQLLGAHIIGPQASSVIQPLIQAMSFGLDARSMARGQYWIHPAMPELIENALLNLPLD; encoded by the coding sequence GTGCCGCACTACGACCTGGTGATCGTCGGGACCGGATCGGGGAATTCGATCCTCGGCCCGGAGTTCGCCGACTGGAAGACGGCGATCGTGGAGAAGGGCACCTTCGGCGGCACCTGCCTGAACGTCGGCTGCATCCCGACCAAGATGTTCGTCTACGCCGCGGATGTCGCCGCGACGCCTTCGCACAGCTCGCGCTACGGCGTCGACGAAGAGCTGAAGGCCGTGCGCTGGCCGGACGTCCGGGACCGCATCTTCGGCCGGATCGACCCCATCGCCGCGGGCGGCGCGGAGTACCGGAAGCACCACGAGGACAACAAGAACGTCGACGTCTACACCGGCGAAGGCCGCTTCACCGGCATGAAGGAGCTGCGCGTCAGCTTCTCCGACGGGCGGCCCGACGAGGTGCTGACCGCCGACCGTTTTGTGCTCGCCGCCGGCGGCCGCCCGGTGATCCCGGACGTCCCGGGCCTCGAGGAGACGGGCTACCACACCTCCGACACCGTGATGCGGCTCGACGAGCTGCCGCGGCGCATCGTGATCATCGGCGGCGGCTACATCGCGGCCGAGTTCGCGCACGTCTTCGCGTCCTTCGGCGTCGAGGTGACGGTCGTGGGCCGGTCCGGCGCACTGTTGCGCTCGGAGGACGAGGAGGTCAGCGCCCGGTTCACCGAGCTGGCCGCGGAACGCTACGACGTACGGCTGGACCGCAAGACAACGCGGGCGCGCAAGACTTCCTCGGGCGTCGCGCTGGATCTGGAGGGCCCGCAGGGCGCCGAGACGGTCGAGGCCGACCTGATCCTGGTCGCCACCGGCCGCACGCCGAACTCCGACCGGCTCGACGTCGCCGCCACCGGGGTGACCACAATGGACAGTGGGCACGTGGTGGTGGACGACTACCAGCAGACCGTGGTCGAGGGCGTCTACGCGCTCGGCGACCTCTCCTCGCCGCACGAGCTGAAGCACGTCGCCAACCACGAAGCCCGGGTGGTCCAGCACAACCTGCTGCACCCGGACGAGCGCATCGAGGCCGACCACCGCTTCGTCCCGCACGCGGTGTTCACCGCGCCGCAGGTGGCGTCGGTGGGGCTGACCGAGCAGAAGGCCCGCGCCAAGGGAGTGTCCTATGTGGTCGCCAAACAGGACTACGCCGGCATCGCGTACGGCTGGGCGATGGAGGACACCACCGGCTTCGCCAAGCTGCTCGCGGACCCGGCCACCGGGCAGCTGCTCGGCGCGCACATCATCGGCCCGCAGGCGTCTTCGGTGATCCAGCCGCTGATCCAGGCGATGAGCTTCGGCCTCGACGCGCGGTCCATGGCGCGTGGCCAGTACTGGATCCACCCGGCGATGCCGGAGCTGATCGAGAACGCGCTGCTGAACCTGCCTCTCGACTGA
- a CDS encoding penicillin-binding transpeptidase domain-containing protein, which produces MAPGRRHARTGAALAAVVVTVLPLAGCGMFGSDGPEDTLGAFLTAVASGDIAAAAARTDSPAAAKTLLTQVRTALHPDSVEALDQNVKQSGDTATGGYRLTWHLPRGRTWSYTADAQLRSAEDGWQVHWQPTVVHPQLSEQQSIAMVADPAQPAPVLDRDGSPLLSEQTVVGVVVDPARTGDATTVARTLGKALHRFEPTVTGNSVLDGIKATKPGGAYSVLSLRASDYQQVKPVIHDLPGVRFTSQERLLPDDRDTGRQVLPALRSLVEQDAAGAAGWRIVTLDVTGSEVSELAATPPKDEPAVTSTLSTRVQTAAEKALAPVPTAAALVALQPSTGELLAIAQNEPADEQGPLALTGRFPPGSTFKIITAAAALSAGKVTASSPVACPGTVTFSGRVVPNEGRFDLGTVPLSTAFARSCNTTFSQLSADLSPTALSDAGHSLGIGADYTVAGLTTVTGSVPKADSVVQRAENGFGQGTVVTSPFGMALAAAGVQAGKVPVPTLVRGRPTKATDVGPPLRPDVLTALRSMMRDVVTEGTATGLRDLPDVRGKTGTAQFGDGTHSHGWFVGYQGDLAFAVLLTDAGSSKPAVEAADRFLSDVAGK; this is translated from the coding sequence ATGGCTCCTGGTCGACGTCATGCGAGGACCGGTGCGGCGCTGGCCGCCGTGGTGGTGACCGTGCTCCCGCTGGCCGGCTGCGGGATGTTCGGCTCGGACGGGCCGGAGGACACGCTCGGCGCGTTCCTCACCGCGGTCGCCTCGGGTGACATCGCCGCCGCGGCCGCCCGCACGGACTCGCCGGCCGCCGCGAAGACGCTGCTCACACAGGTCCGCACGGCGTTGCACCCGGACTCCGTCGAGGCGCTTGACCAGAACGTGAAGCAGTCCGGCGACACCGCCACCGGCGGCTACCGGCTCACCTGGCACCTGCCGCGCGGCCGCACCTGGTCCTACACCGCCGACGCGCAGCTGCGTTCGGCCGAGGACGGCTGGCAGGTGCACTGGCAGCCGACCGTCGTGCACCCGCAGCTGTCCGAGCAGCAGAGCATCGCGATGGTCGCCGACCCCGCCCAGCCCGCGCCGGTGCTCGACCGCGACGGCTCCCCGCTGCTGAGCGAGCAGACCGTCGTCGGCGTGGTCGTCGACCCGGCGCGGACCGGGGACGCCACCACGGTCGCGCGCACGCTGGGCAAGGCGCTGCACCGGTTCGAGCCGACGGTGACCGGGAATTCGGTGCTCGATGGCATCAAGGCCACCAAGCCCGGCGGCGCGTACTCCGTGCTGTCCCTGCGCGCTTCGGACTACCAGCAGGTCAAGCCCGTGATCCACGACCTGCCCGGCGTCCGGTTCACCAGCCAGGAGCGGCTGCTGCCCGACGACCGCGACACCGGCCGCCAGGTGCTGCCCGCGCTGCGGTCGCTGGTGGAGCAGGACGCGGCGGGCGCGGCGGGCTGGCGGATCGTCACGCTCGACGTCACCGGCAGCGAGGTGAGCGAGCTGGCCGCGACCCCGCCCAAGGACGAGCCCGCGGTGACGAGCACGCTCAGCACCCGCGTCCAGACGGCGGCGGAGAAGGCGCTGGCACCGGTGCCGACGGCCGCCGCGCTGGTCGCCCTGCAGCCGTCGACCGGGGAACTGCTCGCCATCGCGCAGAACGAGCCCGCGGACGAGCAGGGGCCGCTCGCGCTCACCGGACGGTTCCCGCCCGGGTCGACGTTCAAGATCATCACCGCCGCGGCCGCGCTGTCGGCCGGGAAGGTCACCGCCTCCTCGCCGGTCGCCTGCCCGGGCACGGTGACGTTCTCCGGCCGTGTGGTGCCGAACGAGGGCCGCTTCGACCTCGGCACCGTGCCGCTCTCCACGGCGTTCGCGCGCTCCTGCAACACCACGTTCTCGCAGCTTTCGGCGGACCTCTCGCCGACGGCGCTGAGCGATGCGGGGCACTCGCTCGGCATCGGCGCCGACTACACCGTGGCCGGCCTGACGACGGTCACCGGCTCGGTACCGAAGGCCGATTCGGTGGTGCAGCGGGCGGAGAACGGCTTCGGCCAGGGCACGGTGGTCACCAGCCCGTTCGGGATGGCGCTGGCCGCGGCGGGCGTCCAGGCCGGGAAGGTGCCGGTGCCGACGCTGGTGCGCGGCCGGCCGACCAAGGCCACCGACGTCGGCCCGCCGCTTCGGCCGGACGTGCTGACCGCGTTGCGCTCGATGATGCGCGACGTGGTCACCGAGGGCACCGCCACCGGCCTGCGCGACCTGCCCGACGTCCGCGGCAAGACCGGCACCGCGCAGTTCGGCGACGGGACGCATTCGCACGGCTGGTTCGTCGGCTACCAGGGCGACCTGGCGTTCGCCGTGCTGCTCACCGACGCGGGCTCGTCGAAACCGGCGGTGGAGGCCGCCGACCGGTTCCTCTCCGACGTCGCCGGGAAGTGA